In Nicotiana tabacum cultivar K326 chromosome 11, ASM71507v2, whole genome shotgun sequence, a single window of DNA contains:
- the LOC107804616 gene encoding zinc finger protein ZAT9-like, whose protein sequence is MACIDQEQQQQPVFKHYCRVCKKGFVCGRALGGHMRAHGIGDEGANLDDDDPASDWEDKFGGSVKGGNKRMYQLRTNPNRQKSNRVCENCGKEFSSWKSFLEHGKCSSEDVEESLVSSPCSEGEEYITNGERKGYGWSKRKRSLRTKVGTLSTSTYPSSEEDDLLLAKCLIDLANARVDTSLAEPEESCASASKEEERARNPMTYLTPLVTTRVPLDNKAKGASSKGLFECKACKKVFNSHQALGGHRASHKKVKGCYAAKQDQLDDSLIGDQDMNIIHDEFTLQASKSMRKSKIHECSICHRVFSTGQALGGHKRCHWITSNSPDSSKYNFHSHMEQINLRSNLRKSGDALDLNIPSHEDMSRVRRDPMNPLSFEVSTEIHLHPWNTKDNSSDNYYLEEIKNNNDNNNNNNNNSLTQNVEDDEADSKLKLAKLSELKDMNTSSENPSHWLQVGIGSTTEVGADS, encoded by the coding sequence ATGGCTTGTATAgatcaagaacaacaacaacaaccggtTTTTAAGCATTATTGTAGGGTTTGCAAGAAAGGTTTTGTGTGTGGGAGAGCTCTAGGTGGGCATATGAGAGCTCATGGAATTGGAGATGAAGGTGCAAATTTGGATGATGATGATCCAGCTAGTGATTGGGAAGATAAGTTTGGAGGGAGTGTTAAGGGAGGTAATAAGAGGAtgtatcaattaagaacaaaccctaatcgaCAAAAGAGCAATAGGGTATGTGAGAATTGTGGGAAAGAATTCTCGTCCTGGAAATCTTTTCTTGAGCATGGAAAATGTAGCTCAGAAGATGTAGAAGAATCACTAGTATCCTCGCCCTGTTCAGAGGGCGAGGAGTACATTACTAATGGTGAAAGAAAAGGGTATGGATGGTCTAAAAGGAAGAGGTCATTGAGAACAAAAGTAGGAACCCTTAGTACTTCAACTTATCCATCAAGTGAGGAAGATGATCTTCTCCTTGCAAAATGTCTTATAGATTTAGCCAACGCGAGGGTTGATACATCGTTGGCTGAGCCAGAGGAGTCGTGTGCCTCAGCTAGCAAGGAGGAAGAGCGAGCACGAAACCCCATGACCTACCTCACCCCATTAGTGACTACTCGTGTACCCTTGGACAACAAGGCTAAAGGGGCTTCTTCTAAAGGGTTGTTTGAATGCAAAGCTTGCAAGAAAGTCTTCAATTCCCACCAAGCCCTAGGTGGACATAGGGCAAGTCACAAAAAAGTTAAAGGGTGTTATGCAGCCAAACAAGATCAACTAGATGATAGCTTAATTGGTGATCAAGATATGAATATTATACATGATGAATTCACATTACAAGCTTCAAAATCAATGAGGAAATCAAAAATCCATGAATGCTCAATATGTCATAGAGTTTTCTCCACAGGGCAAGCTTTAGGTGGACACAAAAGATGCCATTGGATCACCTCTAATTCACCCGATTCATCGAAATACAATTTCCATAGTCATATGGAGCAAATTAATCTACGATCAAACTTAAGAAAATCAGGTGATGCATTAGATCTTAACATTCCATCACACGAAGACATGTCACGAGTTAGACGAGACCCTATGAATCCTTTGAGTTTCGAGGTCTCTACCGAAATACATTTGCATCCATGGAATACTAAAGATAATTCCAGTGACAACTACTACCTTGAGGAAATCAAAAACAATAacgacaataacaacaataacaataataatagttTGACGCAAAATGTAGAAGATGATGAAGCAGACAGTAAATTGAAGTTAGCTAAGCTAAGTGAATTAAAGGATATGAATACAAGTTCTGAAAATCCTTCTCATTGGTTACAAGTTGGGATTGGTTCAACTACAGAAGTTGGGGCTGACTCATAA
- the LOC107804614 gene encoding cationic peroxidase 1-like, with the protein MAKISFLLLIIIPFLLGMSSAELTSNFYSSTCPNVLSVIKTAVNSAISKESRMGASLLRLHFHDCFVNGCDASVLLDDTSSFTGEKTANPNSGSLRGFDVIDTIKTQVESTCAGVVSCADILAVAARDSVVKLGGPSWNVLLGRRDSTTASLSAANNDIPAPTLNLSSLISSFSNKGFNSREMVALSGSHTIGQARCTTFRDRLYNETNINSSFGTTIKANCPQNGGDNNLSPLDTSPTSFDNVYYKNLQSQKGILHSDQQLFNGGSTDSIVNTYSSNSATFFTDFAMAMVKMGNLSPLTGTNGQIRKNCRKIN; encoded by the exons ATGGCTAAGATATCATTTTTACTACTAATAATAATCCCTTTTCTTCTTGGAATGAGCTCTGCTGAGTTGACTTCAAATTTCTACTCTTCAACTTGCCCTAATGTCCTCTCTGTAATCAAAACTGCTGTGAATTCTGCTATCTCTAAAGAGTCTCGCATGGGGGCTTCTTTGCTTCGTCTTCATTTCCATGATTGTTTTGTTAAT GGTTGTGATGCATCTGTGCTATTAGATGATACATCAAGTTTCACGGGAGAAAAGACTGCTAATCCAAACAGTGGATCATTAAGAGGATTTGATGTGATTGATACTATCAAAACTCAAGTAGAGTCAACATGTGCTGGAGTTGTATCTTGTGCAGATATTTTGGCTGTTGCAGCTAGAGACTCTGTTGTTAAA CTTGGTGGCCCTAGTTGGAATGTTTTACTCGGCAGAAGAGACTCAACAACTGCAAGTTTGAGTGCAGCAAACAATGACATTCCTGCACCAACTTTGAACCTAAGCAGCCTTATTTCTTCCTTCTCTAACAAAGGTTTTAATTCGAGGGAAATGGTGGCACTCTCAG GATCTCACACAATAGGCCAAGCAAGATGTACTACATTCCGAGATCGTCTCTACAATGAAACAAACATAAATTCATCATTTGGTACAACAATTAAAGCAAATTGTCCACAAAATGGAGGTGACAACAATCTTTCTCCACTTGACACAAGTCCAACATCATTTGACAATGTTTATTACAAGAATTTACAAAGCCAAAAGGGAATTCTTCATTCTGATCAACAACTATTTAATGGAGGCTCAACTGATTCTATAGTTAACACTTATAGTTCAAATTCAGCCACTTTTTTCACTGATTTTGCAATGGCTATGGTTAAAATGGGTAATCTTAGTCCACTTACTGGTACCAATGGCCAAATCCgcaaaaattgcagaaaaattaattaa